TTTTCCAGTGAAAAATATGTTTCTATTTTCCAGTGAAAAATATGTTTCTATTTTCCAGTGACAAGTCTATGGCTTTTGTTTTCCATGGGAAAATTTAAGAAgtctttgctgtttttattttcaggTGAAAAGTATGTTAATCGGAATGTGAGTGATTCGTTGAtcgtagataggtatatacatacacacatgcatacacacacacatatatttgtatacacacactcacacacactcacacacacacacacacacacacacacacacacacacacacacacacacacacacacacacacacacacacacacacacacacacatacacacacacacactcacacacacacactcactcacacacacacacacacacacacacacactcacacacacacacacacagtcacacacacacacacacacacacacacacacacacacacacacatacacacacactcacacacactcacacacacttacacacttacacacacacacacacactcacacactcacacacacacacacacacacacacacacacacacgcacacacacactcacacactcacacacacacacacacacacacacacacacacacacacacacacacacacacacacacacacacacacacacacacacacacacacatagatatctaaatatatatatatatatatatatataaatatatttatatatataaaatgtatggatatatacatatatatacatatacatacatatatatgtatgtaaatatatacatacatatacatatacatacatatatatgtatgtatatatatatatatttatacatatacatatacatacatatatatatatatatatgtatgtatgtatttatatatatatatatatatatatatgtatgtatatgtatatttatgtatatgtacatatatatgtatatatatacatatatatgtatatatatatatatgtatatatatatatatatatatatatatatatatgtctgatacacatatgtgtgtgtgagtatgtgtgtgtttacatgtaaactgtttatataaacatgtgtatgtgttttgttttcttttttgtgcgtgtatttgagtgtgtgtatgatgcatgtaaaaaaaaagaaaaaaaaaatcagtattatCGGGTATGTAAGGTAGAGTGCTTTGGGGCTAATAACCATCACTTAACATGCACGGaaaccacgcacacgcaaataacTCGGAGACTGCTTCATCAACTCATGCTGCGGCGGTAGAGTATGACTTCAACAATTCCATCCAGGCAATGGCGTTCCCCATTTTATCCAACAATCAAAGATATATAACACTGTTCATCCCAACAGGTGGATAAGCTGTGCCGTAAAATGATATAATCCAAGTAGTTATTCGCACTGCCGTTGGTGATAGAAAACGCAGTGCGAATAAGGTGGTTTGATACTCCGATCACGTGTTCTGAACCCGCTTCGAACCTTTCATTCACTGATGGCCAACGCTTCATGGAGAAGAAAAACGATCGGGTTTCATTGATAGGTATGAACACAATGGACACAATCCAGCCACTTTGGTACCACTCACCGCATACAGACTTTATTAATGGCATATGGGAGCCATTTTGcaaattctttcttctttataggGTTTTTAGACCATACTATATAGTCTATACCAGTGGTATCCAATATGTGCTCCGCGAAAATCTAATGAATATCTAAGTATTTCTTGAATTTGTGCCTTGCATCAcacatatgataataaaaacaacaacaacaataataatattggtaataataatgataataatattacgtattattattatcattattaccaatattattattgttattatcatatcattatcattcctattattactattattattattatcaccgttgtaATAATTACACGCGTGCACATATACTCGTAGTAATGTTATGGCTAGCCCCATGTGTATCTTTGTGTCAGTGGAATATGTAGCaagcttatacatatattacactcaCTGTATAGTTAGTTCGCCGCCAAAGTCCAGGttatatacggccggtttgttcgaATTGTGCGAGTCCCGATCCAATGAAATTTCATAAACACAAAcgtagaaataaaggcatatctgtccatACAtctaatagatagacatataactatctatttgcccggttgatatacaCGTCTAGACAGAGAAATacgcatttgtttatttatgcatgtcaagtatactaacattctttgggtcgggcctcgcgcaattctaacaaaccggcagtacATCACGAGTGCGCCACTAACCAATTAAGGTTGAGAACCGCTGCTCTATACTCCCTTTTTGCGCATTGCTTTCTTAACAAAGAAGAGGTCGTCTCTTGTAGACAAAGGTGTAAGAGCCCGTGTATGCTTCCCACGCCCACTAATGAAGATCGTTTGTGTACTGTGTCTTACAAACCAAGCACAGTCTTGTCATCTTGCCATAAAAGTATGGTTGTTTACACTACTTACGATTATTTTCACTACTTGCTGATTTGCccttcatatatttacatgtatgcatgcataatacctatctatctgcctatgacatatgtgtacacacacacacacacacacacacacacacacacacacacacacacacacacacacacacacacacacacacacacacacacacacacacacacacacacgtacacacacacgcacacacacacacacgcacacgcacgcacgcacgtatatgtatatatacatacacatatatacatgtatatgtatacttatacatatacctatgtatatatatatacacataaatacatatatatacatatatatatatatgtttatatgtatttatatttatatacatacatatattattatgtatatttacatacatatatttatatataaatgtgagtgtgtgtatgtgtttgtgtatgcgtatgtgtgcgtatgtatatgtatacatataatttgtgtacacacacatatatgcatatatatctatatgtattgtgtgtttgtttgtttgtgtgtgtgtgcgtatgtgtgtttgcgtgtgtgtgtatgtgtgtgtatgtatgtgaatgagtgaatgaatacatacataaattaatttatataaacattaaatgaatgaataagtatatattttatgtatatatatagatatagatatagataggtagacatacatacatacatacatatatatatatatatatatatatatatatatatatatatatatatatatatatgcatatatatatgtatgtgtatatatgtacacatatacaatgtACACAGAAACATTCCCTGATTTCACGATGCTATGACATCTATACTAATGAAAGAATATCGATAAACATGTATTAAACTAATTCTCTAAGAATAGTTATTTTTTCAGCTGATTAGACATCTTTGACCTGAAGACCACAGTGGTGCAAAGAAATCTAAAAATGGCCGCCACTCCACAACAACGTAGCTGGTGTGCACTGGAATTTGCAAGATCAAAGTGTTGTGGTCGTGGAATGTACTTTCAGGCGATTCCACCTACACCCACGTCACTTCGGAAAGTGTACAACGATTTTAGTCAGAACAGTCGATTAATGAGCACCTGCCAGATCAATGGATTGGTCGTGCTTGACGAGATGATCAGCTGTTCTGCAAGTAGCCTGCGATGTCACCGTTTGTCATGTCatgtttgtcttattttttattcattttgtttgttttttgtttctatatGGTTACGTGAAGAGTTTTCGTGCCACTATTAACCTTGTTAACTTGTAAGGTGCACAATCAGTGATGGTATTTCACTTATTGGGACGTTAAGATTTGTAATGTTTAGGTAGAATTTGTGTATCGGAGGGCGCGTGTGTGATTTTATGTTGAAGCTGTTTTTGGAAATATGAAAGACACAAGGGTCCCTCGAAGCTTTGACCCCAAATATAGTGTAAACAAATATCATTCAGGCAAAAATGGTTGGTAAGTTTAGTTCTGATCTCATGTTCACTATCCTGGCTGTTCTCGGAGCGCCGAGGATAATCCTCATAATTTCATTTTGCACTATCTACAaacgatttattttttattctttacactGTAACAAGTGCAGTGTATGGTAGTCTACAACTGACCTTATAATTGCCAAGTAAAACACTCTAGCGAGCTTGACATTGATGCCATTTCCATTTCCGACACCTTCAATCTCTCTTAGAGTCTGCTCTTCATTTTAGCGGTTTTTGGTGATATGATGTAATTAATTTATTAATGTTCCTCTCATATCCTTAGTGCATTATACtatctccttattatcattatcattactgtcacatgATATGTCATACCCTTTTATCATTTGAATCGTCATATTGAATAATGCGAGgaaataatggtaaataaaaataaaatacacgaaATGAAATGACAAATAGAGATAATTCAGCTGTATTCATTTTTCACAAATTGCACTTGGGCTAACATTTTGCAAAGATTTGCATGTATAATTTATTTCATGTCCTGATTTTTCGTTGTTCTCTCCACTCACACGGTTTGTGTCAGAAAGAGCGCTATGCACAAGCCAAATAATGTGAGCGCACTCGGTTTTGCTTTTCACAGAGCACTGCACAGCGCCTACGTAGTAATCACACTTTAGCATTGGTGGTTCCCAGTTTGAGACTATTTTCAGTAGCCTTCCGCATTCCCTGGTGTTGCTTGCCTGTGATTTCCTCGAGGGAGCGTCCGCTGGTCTCGGGCAAGGCGAGGCAGCCAACCGTAGCGATGGTCAAGCAAATTCCACCATAGAACCAAAAGACTCCGGACTCGCCCATCACCGCCGACATCAGTGAAAACGTGCGGATGGCGGCGAAGCTTCCCAAGAAAACGAGAATCATGATGATGGACACGCCAGCGGCTCGCAAGGTGGTGGGAAGCAGCTCTCCCTGAAGGATGAAAACGACGGGCTGGCCAACGCCGGTGAAGAAGACGTAGACGACCAAGGAAGCGAGAGGGATCCATCCTATGTGCTCCACGTACTCGTATCCGAAATTGTCTCGGACATAGAGGTATCCTCCGAGGACTGCGATGCTAAGGCCACATAGAGTATACGCAGAGATCAGTAGAGGCTTTCGACCCATTTTGTCCACAACTGCCAGGTGGACGAGCGTGCCAGCTACCCTGCCAGCGCCGATCATCACGGCACTAACATAAGCATCGAGATTTACGTTGGCTGATTGTAAGATTGGCACGGTGTAGGCAACCAGTACGGTATATCCACTGAAATTGCAAAGAAGTGATATGAAGATGAGAACGGCAATAGTTCGCATTGTAGACGGTTCCCTCATGATCCTGAACTGAGCCCTGAATCCGTTATTTTCCTGGGCATTCTGTCCCACCTGCTCTGTGATGGCGTTCATTTCGTGCTTCCAGTCATACAACTTCCCCCTGAAGAACGTAAGGGCCCTCTCAGCCTCGTCGACGCGGCCATGTGTGACCAACCAACGTGGTGAATTAGGCAGGAAGAAGAGGCCAATGACGGGGACGAGAGACACACCGGCACACACAAGCCCCGTGTAGCGCCAACCCAGGTTTAAACAACCGACAGCGTACACTAAGAGCGTACCGGCCTGTCTGCTGGTCGTCACGATGCCAAAGAGAAGGCCACGGAGTTTCCTGTGAGAGATTTCTAGCATGTACATCGTCCCGGCAGGTAACATGAAGCTCCCGGTTAGTCCAACCACGAACCTCATGGACTGAATCAACGTTGGAGTCTGTGAAAACACGAGGAGGCACCAGGCCCCGGCGGTGACTGGTAGGCCGAGGAGCAGCGACACTCTCTGGCCAAACTTCAGGAGCAAAACGGTGCCAATAGCCGAGCCGAAGAATCCACCCAAGTCAGCCATGCTCcctagaagagaaaggaagtgggaaatgACGATACTTTTCGTTTGTAAATATTGTTCAATCATAGTTGGTTATGGAGTTTCGAAAATCCATTTTCTGTACCCTGTCAGATTTGTAAATTCCTTTAAGGATAGTACATCAAGCAAAGATGGCTATAAGACTATAATTTTATGCTCAGCTTAAAACACCCAAAGTTACTCCATGATaatatgggaaaggctagatcagtagcaacttgaGGTGATCATaacgtcagattttgatgacgtcacaaaagttgcgatccTGTTTTTGGAAAATAAACATAGGGTTTATTTTGTTGATGGCGGCACCCACGAACTGGTCGGATAGCCCTCTCTGCTGGCAAGAACTATGCCAAATAAAGTGAATGGACAATTTTATtgcgaaattgatgataataatcttccaCTCGAATCAGTTATAAGAATTTACAAAGTCACTACCACCAGGAAATTCGTGCACTACTGGACGAGCGGTGAATATGGtcaatcattttggtcttttcaattttcaaaaaggatgaaaaataatgattttaatggttatattttcactgaacaatcatcaaaatatccCTGTGATCGAGGAGAGTGGGCGATtagtttatgcatgaatgattctcgtGAAATTGCTCGCAGAGGGAGTCAAGccataggcctatattttttactcagcttgaaggaattaagtatatcTACTTTTTTAATACCTCCATGTACTCAattaatgaatgaaaggtattgtATTTAATGTGTAATATACCAGGAGGACAAGACTTTATGAAGTccaaaacgcctgaaaagccattgaaactttaacactgttggatattgtacaagatgtaaatatgaacatgtgctattctaaaaatatctctgcctggtatcctacacattaaacaaaatacctttcattaattttccattcttttagaagataaaaaaagaccaaaatgaataataaaccgtatgtgcttttttccaaaaacaaaatccttacttttgtgacgtcatcaaaatctgacgtcattaCCTCCtagagttgctactgatctaggctTTCCCATGATAATATGGAAAACTATATCAAGATGTATCGGATCAGACTCCAAAAAATTAGTTCGAAACGTCTCGAACACTGTTTCTCTTATTATTCCGACATATGTTTCATAACTTTCTTTTCAGACGCCCAAACGTTATTCAGAGAGACAGAGGCTGTATTTATGTTACAATATTTAATCCTATAAACATTCATAAGTATAAGTTGAATGACCAAATCGGAAACCATTATATAGACCCCGCGCCGAGTGCTTTTACCGTAGTTCACCGCTTGTGTTTCGTCGAGGAACAGGTCTGTCGTGTTCGGATCGGTGAGTTCCGGCATCGTCACGCCAGGGTAGCCGTAGATGGTGCCGATGGCCAGCTGCGTCAGGGACATCACCACCGCTGCGACCATCTGGTGGTATGGCAATTTTGAGTTTTTTAGGTTTCatttatacctgtatatatatctatctatatatatatatatatatatatatatatatatatatatatatatgtatatatacacatgtatatatatacatatatacagatgctgattagatatatatacacatatatatatatatatctatatatctatctatatatatatatatatatatatatatatgtatatatatattatatatattatatatatattatatatattatatatattatatatacacatatatatatatatattatatatatattatatatattatatatatattatatatattatatatatattatatatatatatacatatatatatattatatatcatatatatatatatatatatatatatatcatgtatattatatatatattatatgtcatatatatatatatatatatat
This genomic interval from Penaeus vannamei isolate JL-2024 chromosome 35, ASM4276789v1, whole genome shotgun sequence contains the following:
- the LOC113824633 gene encoding facilitated trehalose transporter Tret1-2 homolog; translation: MCWHEPFSSDCDRSSPFSSHPLARQGTPPPSSDKTPHVSKKTVMDTYCSEAEGRGAPARESTTSVFSISGRDNHGFEGDSDDLKQPSPAGRDDFNIGETDREAASRSLSGAGEGPQHPSGDKWQDSTTSKRVPFDDEDQPKITRQMVAAVVMSLTQLAIGTIYGYPGVTMPELTDPNTTDLFLDETQAVNYGSMADLGGFFGSAIGTVLLLKFGQRVSLLLGLPVTAGAWCLLVFSQTPTLIQSMRFVVGLTGSFMLPAGTMYMLEISHRKLRGLLFGIVTTSRQAGTLLVYAVGCLNLGWRYTGLVCAGVSLVPVIGLFFLPNSPRWLVTHGRVDEAERALTFFRGKLYDWKHEMNAITEQVGQNAQENNGFRAQFRIMREPSTMRTIAVLIFISLLCNFSGYTVLVAYTVPILQSANVNLDAYVSAVMIGAGRVAGTLVHLAVVDKMGRKPLLISAYTLCGLSIAVLGGYLYVRDNFGYEYVEHIGWIPLASLVVYVFFTGVGQPVVFILQGELLPTTLRAAGVSIIMILVFLGSFAAIRTFSLMSAVMGESGVFWFYGGICLTIATVGCLALPETSGRSLEEITGKQHQGMRKATENSLKLGTTNAKV